In one Cronobacter dublinensis subsp. dublinensis LMG 23823 genomic region, the following are encoded:
- a CDS encoding LapA family protein: MKYLIIFLLVLAIFVVSVTLGAQNDQQVTFNFLLAQGDYRISTLLATLFGAGFIIGWIICGLFWLRVRLQLARAERKVKRLEQQLTPAEPASASAVAPAVKD, encoded by the coding sequence GTGAAATATCTGATTATTTTTTTACTGGTATTAGCCATTTTCGTCGTGTCTGTCACGCTGGGCGCGCAAAACGATCAACAGGTCACGTTTAACTTCTTGCTGGCGCAGGGCGACTATCGTATCTCCACGCTGCTGGCGACGCTCTTCGGTGCCGGTTTTATCATCGGCTGGATCATCTGCGGGCTGTTCTGGCTGCGCGTTCGCCTGCAGCTGGCGCGCGCCGAACGTAAAGTGAAACGCCTTGAGCAGCAGCTGACGCCTGCGGAGCCGGCCTCTGCCAGCGCCGTCGCGCCTGCTGTTAAGGATTAA
- the acnA gene encoding aconitate hydratase AcnA, whose product MSSTLREASKDTLQAQDKTYHYYSLPKAARELGDIARLPKSLKVLLENLLRWQDGETVTLEDIQALAGWLEHAHADREIAYRPARVLMQDFTGVPAVVDLAAMREAVKRLGGDVSKVNPLSPVDLVIDHSVTVDHFGDDNAFEENVRLEMERNHERYAFLRWGQQAFSRFSVVPPGTGICHQVNLEYLGKAVWSELQDGAMVAYPDTLVGTDSHTTMINGLGVLGWGVGGIEAEAAMLGQPVSMLIPDVVGFRLTGKLSEGITATDLVLTVTQMLRKHGVVGKFVEFFGDGLDTLPLADRATIANMAPEYGATCGFFPIDDVTLGYLRLSGRSEEQVALVEAYAKAQGMWRNPGDEPVFTSTLELDMGTVEASIAGPKRPQDRVSLGDVPKAFAASTELEVNSPKKDLHSIGYTLNGHQYELPDGAVVIAAITSCTNTSNPSVLMAAGLLAKKAVKLGLKRQPWVKASLAPGSKVVSDYLAHAKLTPWLDELGFNLVGYGCTTCIGNSGPLPEPIEQAIKKGDLTVGAVLSGNRNFEGRIHPLVKTNWLASPPLVVAYALAGNMNINLATDPLGHDRKGDPVYLKDIWPTGQEIAQAVQEVSTDMFRKEYAEVFEGTEEWRSIQVEASDTYDWQNDSTYIRLSPFFNEMLAEPAPVQDIHGARILAMLGDSVTTDHISPAGSIKADSPAGRYLQSHGVERADFNSYGSRRGNHEVMMRGTFANIRIRNEMVPGVEGGMTRLIPGNEVMSIYDAAMRYQQQGTPLAVIAGKEYGSGSSRDWAAKGPRLLGVRVVIAESFERIHRSNLIGMGILPLEFPQGVTRKTLGLSGDETLDIGDLQSLTPGATVPVTLTRADGSREVLECRCRIDTGNEMTYYRNDGILHYVIRNMLR is encoded by the coding sequence ATGTCGTCGACCCTACGCGAAGCCAGCAAGGATACTTTACAGGCGCAGGATAAAACCTATCACTATTACAGCCTGCCGAAAGCCGCCCGGGAGCTGGGCGATATCGCGCGGTTACCCAAATCGTTAAAAGTTCTGCTGGAGAACCTGCTGCGCTGGCAGGATGGCGAGACTGTCACCCTGGAAGATATCCAGGCGCTTGCGGGCTGGCTTGAACATGCGCACGCCGACCGCGAAATCGCGTATCGCCCGGCACGTGTCTTAATGCAGGACTTTACCGGCGTGCCCGCGGTGGTGGATCTCGCCGCCATGCGCGAGGCGGTGAAACGTCTCGGTGGTGACGTCTCTAAAGTGAATCCGCTTTCGCCGGTGGATCTGGTTATTGACCACTCGGTGACCGTGGACCATTTCGGCGACGACAATGCGTTCGAAGAGAACGTGCGCCTCGAAATGGAGCGCAACCACGAACGTTACGCGTTTCTGCGCTGGGGCCAGCAGGCGTTCAGCCGCTTCAGCGTCGTGCCGCCAGGCACCGGCATCTGTCACCAGGTTAACCTCGAATATCTCGGCAAAGCCGTCTGGAGCGAGCTTCAGGATGGCGCGATGGTTGCGTATCCGGATACGCTGGTTGGCACCGACTCCCACACGACAATGATCAATGGCCTGGGCGTGCTCGGCTGGGGTGTGGGCGGTATCGAAGCGGAAGCAGCGATGCTCGGGCAGCCGGTCTCCATGCTCATCCCGGATGTCGTGGGCTTCCGCCTTACCGGCAAGCTCAGCGAAGGCATTACTGCCACCGATCTGGTGCTGACCGTCACGCAGATGCTGCGTAAACATGGCGTGGTCGGGAAATTCGTCGAATTCTTTGGCGATGGCCTGGATACGCTGCCGCTGGCGGACCGCGCCACTATCGCTAACATGGCGCCCGAGTATGGCGCGACCTGTGGCTTCTTCCCGATTGATGACGTCACGCTCGGCTATTTGCGCCTGAGCGGGCGCAGCGAAGAGCAGGTGGCGCTCGTGGAAGCCTATGCCAAAGCGCAGGGCATGTGGCGCAACCCTGGCGATGAGCCGGTCTTCACCAGTACGCTTGAGCTGGACATGGGCACCGTTGAAGCGAGCATCGCCGGGCCGAAACGTCCTCAGGATCGTGTCAGCCTGGGCGATGTGCCAAAAGCGTTTGCCGCCAGCACCGAACTGGAAGTCAACTCGCCGAAAAAAGATCTGCATTCCATTGGGTATACGCTGAACGGGCATCAGTATGAACTGCCGGACGGCGCGGTGGTCATTGCCGCTATCACGTCGTGTACCAATACCTCGAACCCGAGCGTGCTGATGGCCGCCGGGCTGCTTGCCAAAAAGGCGGTGAAGCTCGGCCTTAAACGTCAGCCGTGGGTAAAAGCGTCGCTGGCGCCGGGCTCGAAAGTGGTTTCCGATTATCTGGCGCATGCGAAGCTTACGCCGTGGCTCGATGAACTCGGTTTTAACCTTGTAGGATACGGCTGTACCACCTGTATCGGTAACTCCGGCCCACTGCCTGAACCTATCGAACAGGCAATCAAGAAAGGCGATTTGACGGTCGGTGCAGTGCTTTCGGGCAACCGTAACTTCGAAGGCCGCATCCATCCGCTCGTTAAAACCAACTGGCTGGCGTCACCGCCGCTGGTCGTCGCCTATGCGCTGGCCGGGAATATGAACATTAATTTGGCGACGGATCCTTTGGGTCATGACCGTAAAGGCGACCCGGTGTACCTGAAGGATATCTGGCCGACCGGCCAGGAGATCGCGCAGGCCGTGCAGGAAGTTTCCACCGATATGTTCCGCAAAGAGTATGCGGAAGTGTTCGAAGGCACGGAGGAGTGGCGCTCGATTCAGGTCGAGGCGTCAGACACCTATGACTGGCAGAACGACTCCACCTATATTCGCCTCTCGCCGTTTTTTAATGAGATGCTCGCCGAACCGGCGCCCGTGCAGGATATCCACGGCGCGCGCATTCTTGCGATGCTGGGCGACTCCGTTACCACGGACCATATCTCGCCTGCCGGCAGCATCAAAGCGGACAGCCCCGCCGGGCGTTATCTGCAAAGCCACGGCGTCGAGCGCGCGGATTTTAACTCCTATGGCTCGCGACGCGGCAACCATGAGGTGATGATGCGCGGCACGTTTGCGAATATCCGCATTCGCAACGAAATGGTGCCGGGCGTCGAAGGGGGGATGACGCGTCTGATCCCGGGCAACGAAGTGATGTCGATTTACGATGCCGCCATGCGTTATCAGCAGCAGGGGACGCCGCTTGCGGTCATCGCCGGTAAAGAATACGGCTCCGGCTCCAGCCGTGACTGGGCAGCCAAGGGCCCGCGTCTGCTGGGCGTGCGCGTGGTGATCGCCGAATCGTTCGAACGTATTCACCGCTCTAACCTGATTGGGATGGGGATCCTGCCGCTGGAGTTCCCGCAGGGCGTGACGCGTAAAACGCTGGGGCTCTCGGGCGATGAGACGCTGGATATCGGCGATTTACAGTCGCTCACGCCGGGCGCGACCGTACCGGTCACGCTCACCCGCGCCGACGGTAGTCGCGAGGTGCTGGAATGCCGCTGCCGTATTGATACCGGTAATGAGATGACCTATTACCGTAACGACGGCATCCTGCACTACGTTATCCGCAATATGCTGCGCTAA
- the pgpB gene encoding phosphatidylglycerophosphatase B, with translation MLAIAKRTAVGAALLLIMPLTVWISGWQWQPGGGSLWLKMLFWMTETVTQPWGIITHVLLCGWFLWCLRFRLRPALMLFAILGLVIMAGQWSKSLIKEKVQEPRPFVIWLEKNRNIPVDDFYNLKRKARGELVKAQLQNETDIPGWLRKHWQKETGFAFPSGHTMFAASWAMLGFGLLWPRRRTWTLAVLTVWAIGVMGSRMLLGMHWPRDLVVATLLSWLLVTIAAWLAQRLCGPLTPPVEEKVEIARRDTEQ, from the coding sequence ATGCTGGCAATTGCAAAACGTACCGCGGTCGGCGCCGCGCTGCTGCTAATTATGCCGCTGACCGTCTGGATATCAGGCTGGCAGTGGCAACCGGGCGGCGGTTCGCTGTGGCTTAAAATGCTGTTCTGGATGACGGAAACCGTCACCCAGCCCTGGGGCATCATTACTCACGTTTTGCTGTGCGGCTGGTTTTTGTGGTGTCTGCGGTTTCGTCTGCGCCCGGCGCTGATGCTGTTTGCTATCTTAGGTCTTGTCATCATGGCCGGGCAGTGGTCTAAGTCGCTGATTAAAGAAAAAGTTCAGGAGCCGCGGCCGTTCGTTATCTGGCTTGAAAAAAACCGTAACATCCCGGTCGACGACTTCTACAATTTAAAGCGCAAGGCGCGGGGCGAGCTGGTCAAAGCACAACTGCAGAACGAAACCGATATTCCGGGCTGGCTGCGTAAGCACTGGCAAAAAGAGACCGGTTTTGCGTTCCCGTCGGGACACACGATGTTTGCGGCAAGCTGGGCGATGCTCGGTTTCGGGCTGCTCTGGCCGCGTCGGCGCACCTGGACGCTGGCTGTCCTCACCGTGTGGGCCATCGGCGTGATGGGTAGCCGGATGCTGCTCGGCATGCACTGGCCGCGCGATCTGGTAGTGGCGACGCTGCTCTCCTGGCTGCTGGTAACGATTGCCGCCTGGCTTGCGCAACGCCTCTGCGGGCCGCTGACGCCGCCGGTGGAAGAAAAGGTGGAAATCGCCCGGCGCGATACAGAACAGTGA
- the sohB gene encoding protease SohB, with translation MNLLAEYGLFLAKIVTVVVAIAIVITLIANLTQRKKAQRGELRVTRLGEEYKEMKEEVAAALLDPHQHKQWHKNQKKKNKQEAKAAKARAKRGEAAPAGKPTLYVLDFKGSIDAHEVSALREEVTAVLAVAKPQDEVLLRLESPGGVVHGYGLAASQLQRLRERQIPLTVAVDKVAASGGYMMACVANNIVAAPFAIIGSIGVVAQIPNFNRLLKRNDIDIELHTAGQYKRTLTLLGENTEEGREKFREDLNETHQLFKAFVHSMRPSLDIDAVATGEHWYGVQAQEKGLVDKISTSDDLIIARMQERDVVSLRYMQRKRLMDRFTGSAAQSLDRLLLRWWQRGQKPLL, from the coding sequence GTGAATTTATTGGCAGAGTATGGGCTGTTTTTAGCAAAAATCGTTACGGTGGTGGTGGCGATTGCCATCGTTATCACGCTTATCGCCAACCTGACGCAGCGTAAAAAGGCGCAGCGCGGTGAACTGCGCGTAACGCGCCTTGGCGAAGAGTATAAAGAGATGAAGGAAGAGGTCGCCGCCGCGCTGCTTGATCCTCATCAGCACAAGCAGTGGCATAAGAATCAGAAAAAGAAAAACAAGCAGGAGGCGAAAGCCGCCAAAGCGCGCGCGAAGCGCGGCGAAGCGGCGCCTGCGGGCAAACCGACGCTTTACGTGCTCGATTTCAAAGGCAGCATTGATGCCCATGAAGTGAGCGCGCTGCGTGAAGAGGTTACTGCGGTGCTGGCCGTTGCCAAACCGCAGGATGAAGTGCTGCTGCGCCTGGAGAGCCCCGGCGGCGTGGTACATGGTTACGGGCTTGCCGCATCGCAATTGCAGCGCCTGCGTGAGCGCCAGATCCCGCTCACGGTCGCCGTAGATAAAGTGGCCGCCAGCGGCGGGTATATGATGGCCTGTGTCGCGAATAACATCGTGGCGGCGCCGTTCGCTATTATCGGCTCTATCGGCGTGGTAGCGCAGATCCCGAACTTTAACCGGCTCCTGAAACGCAACGATATCGACATCGAACTGCACACCGCAGGGCAGTACAAACGTACCCTGACGCTGCTGGGTGAAAACACCGAAGAAGGCCGAGAGAAGTTCCGCGAAGATCTCAACGAGACGCATCAGCTCTTTAAAGCGTTTGTTCACAGCATGCGTCCGTCGCTGGACATTGACGCCGTGGCGACCGGCGAGCACTGGTATGGCGTGCAGGCGCAGGAGAAAGGCCTGGTGGATAAGATTAGCACCAGCGACGATCTCATCATCGCCCGTATGCAAGAGCGCGATGTGGTCAGCCTGCGCTATATGCAGCGTAAACGCCTGATGGACCGTTTTACCGGCAGTGCGGCGCAAAGCCTCGATCGTCTGCTACTGCGCTGGTGGCAGCGCGGGCAGAAGCCGCTGCTCTGA
- a CDS encoding YciK family oxidoreductase, with protein sequence MHYQPQRDLLQNRIILVTGASDGIGREAALTYARYGAHVLLLGRSEAKLRDVARAIDDEELAPAHWFTLDYATATPDECQRLAQAISEHVPRLDGVLHNAGVLGEIVPMDKQSPDVWSEVMQVNVNVTFFLTQALLPLLLKSEAGSLVFTTSSVGRQGRANWGAYAVSKFATEGMMQVLAEEYQSRHLRVNCINPGGTRTKMRASAFPTEDPDKLKTPADLMPLYLWLMGDDSRRKTGISFDAQPGRKPGIAE encoded by the coding sequence GTGCACTATCAACCCCAACGCGATCTGCTGCAAAACCGAATCATTTTAGTCACCGGCGCCAGCGACGGCATTGGCCGCGAGGCGGCGCTGACCTACGCGCGCTACGGCGCGCACGTCCTGCTGCTTGGCCGCAGCGAAGCGAAACTGCGCGATGTCGCCCGTGCAATCGACGATGAGGAGCTGGCGCCGGCGCACTGGTTTACGCTGGATTACGCCACCGCGACGCCCGATGAGTGCCAGCGCCTCGCGCAGGCGATAAGCGAACATGTGCCCCGCCTCGATGGCGTGTTGCATAACGCGGGCGTGCTCGGAGAGATTGTGCCGATGGACAAGCAGAGCCCTGACGTCTGGAGCGAGGTGATGCAGGTGAATGTCAACGTCACCTTCTTTTTAACGCAGGCGCTCCTGCCGCTGCTGCTGAAATCGGAAGCCGGTTCGCTGGTCTTTACCACTTCAAGCGTCGGCCGCCAGGGACGCGCAAACTGGGGCGCATACGCCGTCTCTAAATTCGCGACGGAAGGCATGATGCAGGTGCTGGCGGAAGAGTACCAGAGCCGCCATTTGCGCGTGAACTGCATCAATCCTGGGGGGACTCGCACCAAAATGCGCGCCAGCGCCTTCCCGACGGAAGACCCGGATAAGCTCAAGACGCCCGCCGACCTGATGCCGCTCTATCTGTGGCTGATGGGCGATGACAGCCGCCGTAAGACCGGCATCAGTTTTGACGCCCAGCCAGGCCGCAAACCGGGGATAGCCGAATGA
- the ymiC gene encoding small membrane protein YmiC has product MNNQLTLKYWSWIGVFTVSSLFWCQLVWMLAH; this is encoded by the coding sequence ATGAATAATCAGCTCACGCTCAAATACTGGTCATGGATTGGCGTATTTACGGTTTCCTCCTTGTTCTGGTGTCAGCTTGTCTGGATGCTTGCTCACTGA
- a CDS encoding YmiA family putative membrane protein: protein MPSESDESQRDPDLKRKAWLAVFGISTLFWIGIALLVWTFWG, encoded by the coding sequence ATGCCATCAGAAAGCGACGAATCGCAAAGAGATCCTGATCTTAAGCGTAAAGCGTGGCTGGCGGTGTTCGGCATCTCAACCCTGTTCTGGATTGGGATTGCGCTTCTGGTATGGACCTTTTGGGGTTAA
- a CDS encoding YciN family protein, with amino-acid sequence MQNITQPIDRDSLLAQANKMICEHEDYIVGMEATDVEQKNGVLVFRGEYFMDEQGLPTAKTTAVFNMFKYLAHQLSEKYHLLP; translated from the coding sequence ATGCAAAATATAACTCAACCCATTGACCGCGATTCTCTGCTGGCACAGGCCAATAAAATGATCTGTGAACATGAAGACTATATTGTCGGCATGGAGGCCACTGACGTTGAGCAAAAAAATGGCGTTCTCGTCTTTCGCGGCGAATATTTTATGGATGAGCAGGGTTTACCGACCGCCAAAACCACAGCCGTCTTTAATATGTTTAAATATCTGGCCCACCAGCTTTCCGAGAAATATCATCTGCTGCCCTGA
- the topA gene encoding type I DNA topoisomerase, with amino-acid sequence MGKALVIVESPAKAKTINKYLGKDYVVKSSVGHIRDLPTSGSAPKKSAESAATKTAKKVKKDERGALVNRMGVDPWHNWEAQYEVLPGKEKVVSELKSLAEKADHIYLATDLDREGEAIAWHLREVIGGDETRYSRVVFNEITKNAIQQAFEKPGELNIDRVNAQQARRFMDRVVGYMVSPLLWKKIARGLSAGRVQSVAVRLVVEREREIKAFVPEEFWEVDALLGTPKSDQLSVQVTHHKDKPFRPVNRQDTEAAVALLKAASYQVVEREDKPTSSKPGAPFITSTLQQAASTRLGFGVKKTMMMAQRLYEAGYITYMRTDSTNLSQDAVSMVRGYIGEEFGKKYLPENPNQYASKENSQEAHEAIRPSDVTVLAESLKDMENDAQKLYQLIWRQFVACQMTPAQYDSTTLTVAAGDFRLKARGRILRFDGWTKVMPALRKGDEDRILPAVNQGDKLSLLELTPAQHFTKPPARFSEASLVKELEKRGIGRPSTYASIISTIQDRGYVRVENRRFYAEKMGEIVTDRLEENFPELMNFDFTAQMEDSLDQVAKHEAEWRAVLDAFFDDFTKQLDTAEKDPEEGGMRPNQMVLTSIDCPTCGRPMGIRTASTGVFLGCSGYALSPKERCKTTINLVPENEVLNVLEGDDAETNALRAKRRCQKCGTAMDSYLIDPKRKLHVCGNNPTCDGYEVEEGEFRIKGYDGPVVECEKCGSEMHLKMGRFGKYMACTNDECKNTRKILRNGEVAPPKEDPVPLPELPCEKSDAYFVLRDGAAGVFLAANTFPKSRETRAPLVEELQRFRDRLPEKLRYLADAPVQDPEGNPAVVRFSRKTKQQYVASEKDGKATGWSAFYVDGKWAEGKK; translated from the coding sequence ATGGGTAAAGCTCTCGTCATCGTTGAGTCCCCGGCAAAAGCCAAAACGATCAACAAATATCTCGGTAAAGACTACGTGGTGAAGTCCAGCGTTGGTCACATCCGGGATTTGCCGACCAGTGGCTCCGCCCCTAAAAAAAGCGCTGAATCCGCCGCGACGAAAACGGCCAAAAAAGTCAAAAAAGATGAGCGTGGCGCGTTAGTCAACCGCATGGGAGTTGATCCCTGGCACAACTGGGAGGCGCAATATGAAGTGCTGCCCGGCAAAGAAAAAGTGGTTTCCGAGCTGAAATCACTCGCTGAAAAAGCGGACCACATCTATCTCGCAACCGACCTTGACCGCGAAGGGGAAGCCATCGCCTGGCACCTGCGGGAAGTGATCGGCGGCGACGAAACGCGCTACAGCCGCGTCGTGTTTAACGAAATTACCAAAAATGCGATTCAGCAGGCATTTGAAAAACCGGGCGAGCTGAATATCGATCGCGTTAACGCCCAGCAGGCGCGCCGTTTTATGGACCGCGTCGTGGGGTATATGGTTTCTCCGCTGCTGTGGAAGAAAATCGCCCGTGGGTTGTCCGCAGGCCGCGTGCAGTCCGTGGCGGTGCGTCTGGTGGTTGAGCGCGAGCGTGAAATCAAAGCCTTCGTGCCGGAAGAATTCTGGGAAGTGGATGCGCTGCTGGGAACGCCGAAAAGCGATCAGCTGAGCGTTCAGGTCACGCATCATAAAGATAAACCTTTCCGCCCGGTCAACCGTCAGGATACCGAAGCGGCGGTGGCGCTGCTTAAAGCGGCCAGCTACCAGGTTGTCGAACGTGAAGATAAGCCGACCAGCAGCAAACCTGGCGCGCCCTTCATTACCTCCACGCTTCAGCAGGCGGCAAGCACCCGTCTTGGTTTTGGCGTGAAGAAAACCATGATGATGGCCCAGCGCCTCTATGAGGCAGGTTACATCACTTATATGCGTACCGACTCTACCAACCTGAGTCAGGACGCAGTGAGCATGGTGCGCGGCTACATCGGCGAGGAGTTCGGCAAGAAATACCTGCCAGAGAACCCGAACCAGTACGCCAGCAAAGAGAACTCCCAGGAAGCGCACGAAGCGATCCGTCCCTCGGACGTCACGGTGCTGGCGGAGTCGCTGAAGGATATGGAAAACGACGCGCAGAAGCTGTATCAGCTGATCTGGCGTCAGTTTGTCGCCTGCCAGATGACGCCGGCGCAGTATGATTCCACGACGCTGACCGTCGCAGCGGGCGATTTCCGCCTTAAAGCGCGCGGGCGTATTCTGCGCTTTGACGGCTGGACGAAAGTGATGCCGGCGCTGCGTAAAGGCGATGAAGACCGCATTCTGCCAGCGGTGAATCAGGGCGATAAACTGTCGCTGCTGGAGCTGACGCCTGCGCAGCACTTCACCAAGCCGCCAGCGCGCTTCAGCGAAGCCTCGCTGGTAAAAGAGCTGGAAAAACGCGGTATCGGCCGTCCTTCCACTTACGCATCCATTATCTCGACTATTCAGGATCGCGGTTATGTGCGTGTGGAAAACCGCCGTTTCTACGCAGAAAAGATGGGCGAAATCGTCACCGATCGCCTGGAAGAAAATTTCCCTGAGCTGATGAATTTCGACTTCACGGCGCAGATGGAAGATTCGCTCGATCAGGTTGCCAAGCACGAAGCCGAATGGCGCGCGGTGCTGGACGCCTTCTTTGACGACTTCACCAAACAGCTCGATACGGCGGAAAAAGACCCTGAAGAAGGCGGTATGCGCCCGAATCAGATGGTGCTGACCAGCATCGATTGCCCGACCTGCGGCCGCCCGATGGGTATCCGCACCGCGAGCACTGGTGTTTTCCTCGGCTGTTCTGGCTATGCGCTGTCACCGAAAGAGCGCTGCAAAACCACCATTAACCTGGTGCCTGAAAACGAAGTGCTGAACGTGCTGGAAGGCGACGACGCGGAAACCAACGCGCTGCGCGCCAAGCGTCGCTGCCAGAAGTGCGGCACGGCGATGGACAGCTACCTTATCGATCCGAAGCGCAAGCTGCATGTCTGCGGTAATAACCCGACCTGCGACGGCTACGAAGTCGAAGAGGGCGAGTTCCGCATCAAAGGCTATGATGGCCCGGTCGTGGAGTGCGAGAAGTGCGGATCTGAAATGCACCTGAAAATGGGGCGTTTCGGCAAGTACATGGCGTGCACCAACGACGAGTGTAAAAACACGCGTAAGATACTGCGTAACGGCGAAGTCGCGCCGCCGAAAGAAGATCCTGTGCCGCTGCCTGAGCTGCCGTGCGAGAAGTCCGACGCGTATTTTGTCCTGCGTGATGGCGCGGCTGGTGTCTTCCTCGCCGCCAATACGTTCCCGAAATCGCGTGAGACCCGCGCGCCGCTGGTGGAAGAACTGCAACGCTTCCGCGATCGTCTGCCGGAAAAACTGCGTTACCTGGCCGATGCGCCTGTGCAGGATCCGGAAGGCAACCCGGCCGTGGTCCGTTTCAGCCGTAAAACGAAACAGCAGTATGTGGCTTCCGAGAAAGACGGCAAAGCTACCGGCTGGTCCGCGTTTTACGTTGACGGTAAGTGGGCGGAAGGCAAAAAGTAA
- the cysB gene encoding HTH-type transcriptional regulator CysB yields the protein MKLQQLRYIVEVVNHNLNVSSTAEGLYTSQPGISKQVRMLEDELGIQIFARSGKHLTQVTPAGQEIIRIAREVLSKVDAIKSVAGEHTWPDKGSLYVATTHTQARYALPGVIKGFIERYPRVSLHMHQGSPTQIAEAVSKGNADFAIATEALHLYDDLVMLPCYHWNRSIVVTPDHPLASKESVNIEELAQYPLVTYTFGFTGRSELDTAFNRAGLTPRIVFTATDADVIKTYVRLGLGVGVIASMAVDPVSDPDLVRLDAHDIFSHSTTKIGFRRSTFLRSYMYDFIQRFAPHLTRDVVDAAVALRSNEDIEAMFKDIKLPAK from the coding sequence ATGAAACTACAGCAGTTGCGCTATATCGTTGAGGTGGTGAACCATAACCTGAATGTTTCATCTACAGCGGAAGGGCTTTACACGTCCCAGCCCGGCATCAGTAAACAGGTGCGTATGCTGGAAGATGAACTGGGGATTCAGATTTTCGCCCGTAGCGGCAAACACCTTACGCAGGTGACGCCGGCAGGTCAGGAGATTATCCGCATCGCCCGCGAAGTCCTCTCAAAAGTTGACGCCATTAAATCGGTGGCGGGCGAGCATACCTGGCCGGACAAAGGTTCACTCTATGTCGCCACCACGCACACGCAGGCGCGTTACGCGCTCCCTGGCGTTATCAAAGGCTTTATTGAGCGTTATCCGCGCGTCTCGCTGCATATGCATCAGGGCTCGCCGACGCAAATAGCCGAGGCCGTCTCTAAAGGCAATGCCGATTTCGCTATCGCCACCGAAGCGCTGCATCTTTATGACGATCTGGTGATGCTGCCGTGCTATCACTGGAACCGCTCTATCGTCGTCACGCCCGATCATCCGCTGGCATCAAAAGAGAGCGTGAATATTGAGGAGCTGGCGCAATATCCGCTGGTGACATACACGTTCGGCTTCACGGGGCGTTCGGAACTCGATACCGCTTTTAACCGCGCGGGGCTGACGCCGCGTATCGTATTCACGGCTACCGATGCGGATGTGATTAAAACTTACGTGCGGCTTGGGTTAGGGGTAGGGGTGATTGCCAGTATGGCGGTGGATCCGGTCTCTGATCCTGACCTGGTACGTCTCGACGCGCACGACATCTTCAGCCACAGCACCACCAAGATAGGTTTTCGCCGCAGCACGTTCCTGCGCAGCTACATGTATGATTTTATTCAGCGTTTCGCGCCGCATCTGACGCGTGATGTCGTGGACGCCGCCGTGGCGTTGCGCTCGAATGAAGATATTGAAGCGATGTTTAAAGATATTAAATTACCCGCCAAATAA
- the ribA gene encoding GTP cyclohydrolase II, whose translation MQLKRVAEAKLPTPWGDFLMVGFEELATGQDHVALVFGDISGAEPVLARVHSECLTGDALFSLRCDCGFQLEAALSHIAEAGRGVLLYHRQEGRNIGLLNKIRAYALQDQGYDTVEANHQLGFAADERDFTLCADMFKLLGVDEVRLLTNNPRKVNILTEAGINIVERVPLIVGRNPKNAHYLDTKAAKMGHLLSGQ comes from the coding sequence ATGCAGCTTAAACGTGTGGCAGAAGCCAAACTGCCAACCCCCTGGGGCGATTTCCTAATGGTGGGTTTTGAAGAACTGGCAACCGGACAGGATCACGTAGCCCTGGTATTTGGCGATATTTCCGGCGCTGAGCCGGTGCTCGCCCGCGTGCATTCTGAGTGTCTGACCGGCGATGCGTTGTTCAGCCTGCGTTGCGACTGCGGCTTCCAGCTTGAAGCGGCGCTGTCGCACATCGCCGAAGCCGGGCGCGGCGTGCTGCTCTACCATCGCCAGGAGGGCCGCAATATCGGCCTGCTGAATAAAATTCGCGCCTATGCGTTGCAGGATCAGGGCTACGATACGGTGGAAGCCAACCATCAGCTCGGTTTCGCGGCCGATGAACGCGACTTCACGCTGTGTGCGGATATGTTCAAGCTGCTGGGCGTCGATGAAGTGCGCCTGCTGACCAATAACCCGCGCAAGGTGAACATTCTTACCGAGGCGGGCATTAATATCGTCGAGCGCGTGCCGCTGATTGTCGGGCGCAACCCGAAAAACGCGCACTATCTTGATACCAAAGCCGCCAAAATGGGGCATCTGCTCTCCGGTCAGTAA